From the Primulina tabacum isolate GXHZ01 chromosome 3, ASM2559414v2, whole genome shotgun sequence genome, one window contains:
- the LOC142539343 gene encoding ETO1-like protein 1: MRTLFASESCKETQLNSINPQSWLQVERGKLSKFAAQSPSSIESLIKVPEPPILPHYKPVDYVEDLAQLHEELESCPPEERSNLYLLQYQVFKGLGEAKLMRRSLRSAWLKATTVYEKIVFGAWLKYGKQGEDIISDLLSSCGKCQEFGAIDIASEFPVSKVPSFPCTLDDTGCPQIVSFRIGDKNIACDRLKIAELSAPFHAMLNGSFTEALCDDINLSENNISPSGMMVINKFSTTGSLNEVPADLLLEILVFANRFCCESLKDACDRKLASFVISTQDAVELFEYALEENSPVLAATCLQVFLHELPNSLNDPQVVELLSGLSLQQRSIMVGPASFFLYSLLTEVSMNSDPGSDISVLFSKQSVDCAGSSRQKMLALHKLGCVRFVRKEYDEAEKLFESALREGHVYSVVGLARLCHIDGHKHLSYEKMNSVISSYTPLGWMYQERSLYCEGEKRLGDLEKATELDPTLTYPYMYRAASLMRKPDVQAALAEINRVLGFKLALECLELRFCFYLALEDYKSAICDVQAILTLCPDYRMFDGRVAASQLRILVREHVENWTTADCWLQLYDRWSLVDDIGSLSVIYQMLESDASKGVLYFRQSLLLLRLNCPEAAMRSLQLARQHASNEPERLVYEGWILYDTGHCEEGLKKAEESIKLQRSFEAFFLKAYALADSSQDPSCSSTVISLLEEALKCPSDRLRKGQALNNLGSVHVDCGNLDAAADCYINALKIRHTRAHQGLARVHFLRNDKNAAYTEMTKLVEKARNNASAYEKRSEYCDRELTKADLEMVTRLDPLRAYPYRYRAAVLMDNQEEKEAIAELSKAIAFKADLHLFHLRAAFHEHIGDVIGALRDCRAALSVDPNHQEMLELRSRVNSQEP, from the exons ATGAGGACACTTTTTGCTTCTGAATCTTGTAAAGAAACACAGCTAAATTCCATCAATCCACAGTCATGGCTCCAAGTTGAAAGAGGAAAGCTTTCGAAATTTGCAGCACAGTCTCCATCTTCAAT AGAATCTCTTATCAAGGTCCCTGAACCTCCAATTCTTCCACATTACAAGCCTGTAGATTATGTAGAAGATTTAGCTCAACTACATGAAGAACTCGAGTCATGTCCCCCAGAGGAGAGATCGAATCTTTACTTGTTGCAGTACCAGGTCTTTAAGGGTCTTGGTGAAGCCAAATTGATGAGAAGGAGCCTTCGCTCCGCCTGGCTCAAAGCAACCACTGTTTATGAGAAAATTGTCTTTGGGGCATGGCTGAAATATGGGAAGCAAGGTGAAGATATTATCTCTGACTTACTGTCATCTTGTGGTAAATGTCAGGAATTTGGAGCTATAGACATTGCCTCTGAATTTCCTGTCAGCAAAGTTCCAAGTTTTCCATGTACTTTGGACGACACTGGTTGTCCTCAGATTGTTTCTTTTCGAATTGGAGACAAGAATATTGCCTGTGATAGGCTTAAGATTGCAGAACTGTCAGCTCCATTTCATGCCATGCTTAATGGGTCATTTACTGAAGCCTTGTGTGATGACATTAATCTATCGgaaaacaatatttccccttcaggAATGATGGTCATTAATAAATTTAGCACTACAGGAAGCTTAAATGAAGTCCCTGCAGATCTTTTGTTAGAGATATTGGTATTTGCAAATAGATTTTGTTGTGAAAGCCTCAAGGATGCTTGTGATAGGAAACTTGCTTCTTTTGTAATCTCGACACAAGATGCGGTGGAACTCTTTGAATATGCTCTTGAAGAAAACTCCCCTGTCCTGGCCGCGACTTGTCTGCAGGTTTTCCTTCACGAACTACCTAACTCATTAAATGACCCACAGGTAGTTGAATTGTTAAGCGGTCTCAGTCTGCAGCAAAGGTCTATAATGGTGGGGCCTGCTTCATTTTTCCTTTATTCTCTGTTAACCGAAGTCTCTATGAATTCTGATCCTGGGTCAGACATATCAGTTCTTTTCTCGAAGCAGTCAGTAGACTGTGCTGGAAGCAGCCGACAGAAAATGTTAGCTCTTCATAAGTTGGGATGTGTTAGATTCGTCAGAAAAGAATATGATGAAGCAGAGAAGCTTTTCGAGTCTGCTTTGCGTGAAGGCCATGTTTATTCTGTTGTTGGCTTAGCCCGATTGTGTCATATTGATGGTCATAAACATTTGTCATACGAAAAGATGAACTCTGTCATATCCTCATATACTCCTCTTGGATGGATGTATCAAGAGAGATCTTTATATTGCGAGGGCGAGAAAAGGTTGGGAGACCTTGAGAAAGCTACAGAGTTGGACCCGACCTTGACTTATCCCTACATGTATCGAGCTGCATCTTTGATGAGGAAACCAGATGTCCAAGCGGCCCTTGCAGAAATCAATAGGGTTCTTGGGTTTAAACTTGCACTAGAGTGCTTAGAGCTGCGCTTCTGTTTCTATCTCGCCCTTGAGGATTACAAATCAGCTATATGTGATGTACAGGCAATTCTTACTCTATGTCCAGATTATCGGATGTTTGATGGACGAGTTGCAGCTTCCCAACTTCGGATTCTTGTGAGAGAGCATGTTGAAAACTGGACAACAGCTGATTGTTGGCTGCAACTATATGATAGATGGTCATTAGTTGATGATATTGGATCACTCTCAGTGATATACCAGATGCTCGAGTCTGATGCTTCTAAAGGAGTCCTGTACTTCAGGCAGTCTTTGCTTCTCTTAAG ACTGAATTGTCCTGAAGCAGCCATGCGAAGTTTGCAGCTAGCACGTCAGCATGCTTCCAACGAACCTGAACGGTTAGTTTACGAGGGATGGATCCTATATGATACTGGTCATTGTGAAGAAGGGCTAAAGAAAGCTGAGGAATCCATAAAACTTCAGAGATCCTTTGAAGCTTTTTTCCTAAAAGCCTATGCTTTAGCTGACTCTAGTCAGGATCCTTCTTGTTCGTCCACTGTTATATCTCTTCTCGAGGAAGCGTTGAAATGCCCATCAGATAGACTTCGAAAAGGTCAG GCACTCAACAATCTAGGCAGTGTCCATGTTGATTGTGGTAACttggatgcagcagctgattGCTACATTAATGCCCTTAAAATACGTCATACCCGAGCTCACCAAGGCCTAGCCCGTGTTCATTTCCTGAGAAATGACAAAAATGCCGCATATACCGAGATGACAAAACTGGTCGAGAAGGCGAGAAATAATGCATCAGCTTATGAAAAGCGGTCTGAGTATTGCGATCGTGAACTCACAAAGGCTGATCTTGAAATGGTCACTCGCTTAGACCCTTTGCGGGCGTACCCATACAGATATCGAGCTGCAG
- the LOC142538294 gene encoding uncharacterized protein LOC142538294 yields MAMLHCYGDQIKCIVFLTTLVDSAQRWFEGLAPQSIHCFEDFQQIFLHQFSSSKKYRKTAFSLFEVSQGQDETLKVYIKRFNRVALEVPACAPETKVTVFMQGLWEGDFFRSLTKKLPGDFEDLLSRAEKYINMEEAQNQKREALKRARGDRVVNPEDRAHKKNGPGHFPHVPLKIARDREIQECNSDTAPLPSLMARAPRPEKRGFCTLHKECSYSTHECRTLRKESSKHSMPVSHPPRDKSRQPPWLSRCPKQNTPHKSADIPSGSGRAETSSREERSRQVERKDPSPSRGVIKIISGGSTDGDSNQARKARSRRECLEVDGSGSDEPVISFGLEDLRGVSLPHNDALVIQS; encoded by the coding sequence atggccatgCTGCATTGCTACGGAGACCAGATCAAGTGTATAGTGTTTTTAACTACCCTGGTCGACTCTGCACAAAGATGGTTCGAAGGGCTGGCACCACAGAGCATTCATTGTTTTGAAGACTTTCAACAGATATTCCTGCATCAATTCAGCAGCAGTAAGAAGTACAGGAAGACTGCCTTCAGTCTATTTGAAGTAAGTCAGGGTCAAGATGAAACTTTGAAAGTTTACATCAAGCGATTCAATCGGGTAGCTCTGGAGGTTCCCGCATGTGCTCCAGAGACGAAAGTCACAGTTTTCATGCAAGGATTGTGGGAGGGAGATTTTTTCCGATCCCTGACCAAGAAATTGCCCGGAGACTTCGAAGATCTCTTGTCCCGGGCAGAGAAATACATCAACATGGAGGAAGCGCAAAATCAGAAGAGAGAAGCTTTGAAAAGAGCCAGAGGAGACCGGGTGGTCAATCCCGAGGATAGAGCTCATAAGAAAAATGGTCCGGGACATTTCCCTCATGTCCCTCTGAAGATTGCCCGGGATCGAGAAATCCAGGAATGCAACTCAGACACGGCCCCACTTCCCAGTCTAATGGCGAGGGCACCGAGACCAGAGAAAAGAGGGTTTTGCACCCTTCACAAGGAATGTTCATACAGTACCCATGAGTGCCGAACTCTAAGGAAGGAATCGAGCAAGCATTCCATGCCAGTCTCTCATCCTCCCCGGGATAAGTCTAGACAGCCACCATGGTTGTCTCGATGTCCCAAACAGAACACTCCTCATAAATCAGCAGACATCCCGAGTGGAAGCGGAAGAGCAGAAACAAGTTCCCGGGAGGAAAGAAGTAGACAAGTTGAAAGGAAGGACCCTTCCCCGAGCCGAGgagtaataaaaattatttcggGAGGGTCCACAGATGGTGATTCCAACCAGGCTCGAAAAGCGAGAAGCAGGAGGGAGTGCTTGGAAGTTGACGGAAGCGGGAGTGATGAGCCGGTTATAAGCTTCGGACTAGAAGACCTCAGGGGAGTCAGTCTACCCCACAACGACGCTCTTGTTATCCAATCCTGA
- the LOC142539344 gene encoding protein TIFY 4B-like isoform X2, producing the protein MIPESGSVPHEEVAVAKSPLDKPLQQLTEDDIAQVTREDCRRYLKEKGMRRPSWNKSQAIQQVIMLKALLETPADCDADFRKKLRISRPNKLHNNTIASESVPQGACRDADSALALDAAPYRRKDVDKEDASGGFAAADDSSAFTRTTVSTKMTVGQMTIFYSGEVNVYEDVPLDKAQEIMHIAASPMLFPQEHPVEGTVLMQSSPWFSKAVKAKACPDYNVIRLPSMQTVKTSGGSRFLAEESNTPREENPVEESLTRKASVQRYLEKKKDRFKIKRKAGIVSCSSLDIYFNHQMGNQITNELLSGSDICSPPQIMPPSTPKRSSSVDNDFIQNIYTYSGTKNLNWTSLD; encoded by the exons ATGATACCGGAGTCTGGCTCCGTCCCGCACGAGGAAGTTGCTGTAGCAAAGTCTCCTCTCGACAAGCCGCTTCAGCAGCTCACCGAAGATGACATCGCTCAGGTTACTCGTGAGGACTGCCGCCGGTACCTGAAGGAGAAAG GGATGAGGAGACCGTCGTGGAACAAGTCACAGGCAATTCAGCAGGTGATAATGCTGAAGGCTCTGCTGGAAACGCCGGCGGATTGCGATGCTGATTTTCGCAAGAAGCTCCGTATTTCCCGCCCTAATAAGCTTCATAATAACACGATTGCTTCTGAAAGT GTTCCCCAAGGGGCATGCCGTGATGCAGATTCCGCATTGGCGCTGGATGCCGCACCATACCGTAGAAAGGATGTGGATAAAGAAGATGCTTCCGGTGGCTTTGCTGCCGCCGATGATAGCTCTGCTTTCACTAG AACCACAGTTTCAACAAAGATGACAGTAGGACAGATGACAATATTTTACTCTGGTGAGGTGAATGTGTATGAAGATGTGCCGTTAGATAAG GCACAAGAAATAATGCATATCGCTGCAAGCCCGATGCTTTTTCCACAAGAACATCCAGTTGAGGGCACTGTTTTGATGCAGTCTTCACCATGGTTTTCAAAAGCTGTCAAGGCCAAAGCTTGTCCTGATTATAATGTTATTCGCTTGCCGTCTATGCAAACAG TGAAAACAAGTGGCGGTTCTCGATTTCTCGCGGAAGAAAGTAACACGCCTCGTGAAGAAAACCCTG TGGAAGAGTCATTGACCCGAAAGGCGTCTGTGCAAAGGTATCTCGAGAAGAAAAAAGACAG GTTTAAAATCAAGAGGAAGGCAGGAATAGTATCATGCTCAAGCCTGGACATATACTTTAACCATCAAATGGGTAATCAGATTACAAATGAGCTCTTGAGTGGAAGCGACATATGCTCACCGCCCCAAATCATGCCACCTTCTACCCCAAAACGCAGCAGTTCAGTTGATAACGATTTCATACAGAATATTTATACTTATTCTG GTACCAAGAACTTGAACTGGACTAGTTTGGACTGA
- the LOC142539344 gene encoding protein TIFY 4B-like isoform X3: MIPESGSVPHEEVAVAKSPLDKPLQQLTEDDIAQVTREDCRRYLKEKGMRRPSWNKSQAIQQVIMLKALLETPADCDADFRKKLRISRPNKLHNNTIASESVPQGACRDADSALALDAAPYRRKDVDKEDASGGFAAADDSSAFTRTTVSTKMTVGQMTIFYSGEVNVYEDVPLDKAQEIMHIAASPMLFPQEHPVEGTVLMQSSPWFSKAVKAKACPDYNVIRLPSMQTVKTSGGSRFLAEESNTPREENPVEESLTRKASVQRYLEKKKDRFKIKRKAGIVSCSSLDIYFNHQMGNQITNELLSGSDICSPPQIMPPSTPKRSSSVDNDFIQNIYTYSEGGNQRNQIDQ; this comes from the exons ATGATACCGGAGTCTGGCTCCGTCCCGCACGAGGAAGTTGCTGTAGCAAAGTCTCCTCTCGACAAGCCGCTTCAGCAGCTCACCGAAGATGACATCGCTCAGGTTACTCGTGAGGACTGCCGCCGGTACCTGAAGGAGAAAG GGATGAGGAGACCGTCGTGGAACAAGTCACAGGCAATTCAGCAGGTGATAATGCTGAAGGCTCTGCTGGAAACGCCGGCGGATTGCGATGCTGATTTTCGCAAGAAGCTCCGTATTTCCCGCCCTAATAAGCTTCATAATAACACGATTGCTTCTGAAAGT GTTCCCCAAGGGGCATGCCGTGATGCAGATTCCGCATTGGCGCTGGATGCCGCACCATACCGTAGAAAGGATGTGGATAAAGAAGATGCTTCCGGTGGCTTTGCTGCCGCCGATGATAGCTCTGCTTTCACTAG AACCACAGTTTCAACAAAGATGACAGTAGGACAGATGACAATATTTTACTCTGGTGAGGTGAATGTGTATGAAGATGTGCCGTTAGATAAG GCACAAGAAATAATGCATATCGCTGCAAGCCCGATGCTTTTTCCACAAGAACATCCAGTTGAGGGCACTGTTTTGATGCAGTCTTCACCATGGTTTTCAAAAGCTGTCAAGGCCAAAGCTTGTCCTGATTATAATGTTATTCGCTTGCCGTCTATGCAAACAG TGAAAACAAGTGGCGGTTCTCGATTTCTCGCGGAAGAAAGTAACACGCCTCGTGAAGAAAACCCTG TGGAAGAGTCATTGACCCGAAAGGCGTCTGTGCAAAGGTATCTCGAGAAGAAAAAAGACAG GTTTAAAATCAAGAGGAAGGCAGGAATAGTATCATGCTCAAGCCTGGACATATACTTTAACCATCAAATGGGTAATCAGATTACAAATGAGCTCTTGAGTGGAAGCGACATATGCTCACCGCCCCAAATCATGCCACCTTCTACCCCAAAACGCAGCAGTTCAGTTGATAACGATTTCATACAGAATATTTATACTTATTCTG AGGGAGGAAACCAAAGAAACCAGATAGATCAATGA
- the LOC142539344 gene encoding protein TIFY 4B-like isoform X1, translated as MIPESGSVPHEEVAVAKSPLDKPLQQLTEDDIAQVTREDCRRYLKEKGMRRPSWNKSQAIQQVIMLKALLETPADCDADFRKKLRISRPNKLHNNTIASESVPQGACRDADSALALDAAPYRRKDVDKEDASGGFAAADDSSAFTRTTVSTKMTVGQMTIFYSGEVNVYEDVPLDKAQEIMHIAASPMLFPQEHPVEGTVLMQSSPWFSKAVKAKACPDYNVIRLPSMQTVKTSGGSRFLAEESNTPREENPVEESLTRKASVQRYLEKKKDRFKIKRKAGIVSCSSLDIYFNHQMGNQITNELLSGSDICSPPQIMPPSTPKRSSSVDNDFIQNIYTYSVHLKREETKETR; from the exons ATGATACCGGAGTCTGGCTCCGTCCCGCACGAGGAAGTTGCTGTAGCAAAGTCTCCTCTCGACAAGCCGCTTCAGCAGCTCACCGAAGATGACATCGCTCAGGTTACTCGTGAGGACTGCCGCCGGTACCTGAAGGAGAAAG GGATGAGGAGACCGTCGTGGAACAAGTCACAGGCAATTCAGCAGGTGATAATGCTGAAGGCTCTGCTGGAAACGCCGGCGGATTGCGATGCTGATTTTCGCAAGAAGCTCCGTATTTCCCGCCCTAATAAGCTTCATAATAACACGATTGCTTCTGAAAGT GTTCCCCAAGGGGCATGCCGTGATGCAGATTCCGCATTGGCGCTGGATGCCGCACCATACCGTAGAAAGGATGTGGATAAAGAAGATGCTTCCGGTGGCTTTGCTGCCGCCGATGATAGCTCTGCTTTCACTAG AACCACAGTTTCAACAAAGATGACAGTAGGACAGATGACAATATTTTACTCTGGTGAGGTGAATGTGTATGAAGATGTGCCGTTAGATAAG GCACAAGAAATAATGCATATCGCTGCAAGCCCGATGCTTTTTCCACAAGAACATCCAGTTGAGGGCACTGTTTTGATGCAGTCTTCACCATGGTTTTCAAAAGCTGTCAAGGCCAAAGCTTGTCCTGATTATAATGTTATTCGCTTGCCGTCTATGCAAACAG TGAAAACAAGTGGCGGTTCTCGATTTCTCGCGGAAGAAAGTAACACGCCTCGTGAAGAAAACCCTG TGGAAGAGTCATTGACCCGAAAGGCGTCTGTGCAAAGGTATCTCGAGAAGAAAAAAGACAG GTTTAAAATCAAGAGGAAGGCAGGAATAGTATCATGCTCAAGCCTGGACATATACTTTAACCATCAAATGGGTAATCAGATTACAAATGAGCTCTTGAGTGGAAGCGACATATGCTCACCGCCCCAAATCATGCCACCTTCTACCCCAAAACGCAGCAGTTCAGTTGATAACGATTTCATACAGAATATTTATACTTATTCTG TACACTTGAAGAGGGAGGAAACCAAAGAAACCAGATAG